The following proteins come from a genomic window of Actinomarinicola tropica:
- a CDS encoding type II glyceraldehyde-3-phosphate dehydrogenase: protein MDQKVRVAVNGYGVIGKRVADAVTLQDDMELVGIADMASDYRIRIAAERGHRVFASDDAARTEMEAAGIPTVGTLDDLLGAVDVVADCAPKKLAAANKARYEAAGVKGIWQGGESHELTGLSFCAQVNYADAINRDWARVVSCNTTALSRTMHALHRQGWVHRVRAVLLRRATDPWESHINGTINTVVPEMKVPSHQGPDVQTMLPDLDITTMAGSGPFNLSHVHFAMVETTRPVSIEELKAALADEPRIAFVRAADGVVAANSVVELMRDMGRPRGDMWEVAVWEDSLSTDGREVYLTLQVDNEAIVVPETIDCIRAMSGIEADAATSIAKTDKSLGITKTFLPATTNPIAQASDSDVSTP, encoded by the coding sequence ATGGATCAAAAGGTTCGGGTTGCGGTCAACGGCTACGGCGTGATCGGCAAGCGCGTGGCCGATGCCGTCACGCTTCAAGACGACATGGAGCTGGTCGGGATCGCCGATATGGCATCGGACTATCGGATTCGGATCGCGGCTGAGCGCGGGCACCGCGTGTTCGCCTCCGACGACGCCGCACGCACCGAGATGGAGGCGGCAGGAATACCGACCGTGGGGACCTTGGATGATCTCCTCGGGGCGGTCGACGTCGTGGCCGACTGCGCCCCGAAGAAGCTTGCCGCTGCGAACAAGGCTCGATACGAGGCCGCCGGGGTGAAGGGCATCTGGCAGGGCGGCGAAAGCCATGAACTCACTGGCCTCTCCTTCTGCGCGCAGGTCAACTACGCCGATGCGATCAACCGTGATTGGGCGCGGGTTGTCTCGTGCAACACGACGGCACTCAGCCGCACCATGCATGCGCTTCACCGGCAAGGCTGGGTCCACCGCGTCAGAGCGGTCCTTCTTCGGCGGGCAACCGATCCCTGGGAGTCACACATCAACGGCACGATCAACACGGTTGTGCCAGAGATGAAGGTGCCGAGCCACCAGGGACCCGACGTCCAGACCATGCTCCCTGACCTCGACATCACCACGATGGCCGGATCCGGTCCGTTCAACCTGAGCCACGTCCACTTCGCCATGGTGGAGACCACCCGGCCGGTCAGCATCGAGGAGCTCAAGGCAGCTTTGGCGGACGAACCCCGAATCGCTTTCGTTCGCGCCGCGGACGGTGTGGTGGCGGCGAACTCGGTCGTGGAGCTCATGCGTGACATGGGGCGTCCACGCGGCGACATGTGGGAGGTGGCGGTATGGGAGGACTCCCTTTCCACCGACGGCCGAGAGGTCTACCTCACCCTCCAAGTAGACAACGAAGCGATCGTTGTTCCCGAGACCATCGACTGCATCCGAGCCATGAGTGGCATTGAGGCTGACGCAGCCACGTCGATCGCGAAGACCGACAAGTCGCTGGGCATCACCAAGACCTTCCTACCGGCCACCACGAACCCGATCGCCCAGGCCAGCGACTCCGACGTCTCGACGCCCTGA
- a CDS encoding MBL fold metallo-hydrolase RNA specificity domain-containing protein — translation MRVTFWGAAETVTGSRFLVETGGRRLLIDCGLFQGVKRIRKRNWDPFPVDPATIDAVVLTHAHIDHTGYLPALVRDGFRGQIWCTPATADLGKILLPDSAHIHEEDARYANRRKSSRHQRAVPLYTSEDALQALKAFRPQPFLEPFEPVPGVEVLFSPVGHILGAAAVRVADENTSVLFTGDVGRPVDPVMKAPAPAPLTDHIVTESTYGDRIHEQSDPSDALADVVVRTMERGGTLLVPVFAVGRAQTALHLLSELMSSGRIPRVPIYMNSPMAVSATDLFCDHLDEHRLTVQQCKAMCDDVVFVRSVEESKQLTSRSGPMVVLSASGMLTGGRVLHHLQQVGPDHRSTVLLVGHQAAGTRGQALLAGANRVKVFGSYVPIRAEVATIGGLSAHADADELTDWFRSSELAPRTTHIVHGEPASADALRRSLRDDLGWNTNVPAHGDAVELA, via the coding sequence ATGCGTGTCACATTCTGGGGTGCGGCCGAGACCGTGACCGGCTCACGGTTTCTAGTTGAAACCGGGGGCCGACGACTACTCATCGATTGCGGCCTGTTCCAAGGGGTGAAGCGGATTCGAAAGCGAAATTGGGACCCGTTCCCGGTGGACCCCGCAACCATCGATGCCGTCGTGCTGACCCACGCCCATATCGACCACACAGGCTACCTGCCAGCACTCGTTCGGGATGGCTTCCGCGGACAGATTTGGTGCACCCCCGCCACCGCCGATCTCGGCAAGATCCTCCTCCCAGACTCGGCGCACATCCACGAAGAGGATGCTCGCTATGCGAACAGACGGAAGTCGAGCCGCCACCAGCGGGCTGTTCCGCTCTACACCTCAGAGGACGCCCTACAGGCCCTGAAGGCATTCCGTCCCCAACCTTTCTTGGAGCCATTCGAACCTGTCCCCGGTGTCGAAGTTCTCTTCAGCCCGGTGGGCCACATCCTTGGCGCCGCTGCTGTTCGAGTCGCTGATGAGAACACATCCGTGTTGTTCACCGGCGACGTCGGACGCCCGGTCGACCCCGTGATGAAGGCCCCTGCGCCAGCCCCCCTTACTGATCACATCGTCACCGAGTCGACATATGGAGATCGCATCCACGAGCAGAGCGACCCATCCGATGCGCTCGCCGACGTGGTGGTCCGCACGATGGAGCGAGGCGGTACCTTGCTGGTTCCAGTCTTCGCCGTCGGGCGTGCACAGACCGCGCTTCATCTGCTCAGCGAACTGATGTCGTCGGGCCGCATACCCCGCGTTCCTATCTACATGAACAGCCCGATGGCCGTCAGCGCCACCGACTTGTTCTGCGATCATCTCGACGAACATCGATTGACAGTCCAACAATGTAAAGCCATGTGCGACGACGTCGTCTTCGTTCGTTCCGTGGAGGAATCCAAGCAACTGACGTCTCGGTCGGGACCGATGGTCGTCCTTTCGGCGAGTGGCATGCTGACCGGTGGGCGAGTCTTGCACCACCTGCAACAGGTGGGGCCAGACCATCGCAGCACGGTTCTTCTCGTGGGTCACCAGGCCGCAGGCACCCGCGGTCAGGCACTCCTCGCAGGCGCGAACCGGGTGAAGGTGTTCGGTTCGTACGTGCCGATCCGAGCTGAGGTTGCGACGATCGGTGGCCTTTCGGCCCACGCCGATGCCGACGAACTCACCGACTGGTTCAGGTCCTCTGAGCTTGCGCCGCGAACCACGCACATCGTTCATGGCGAACCGGCCTCTGCCGACGCGCTCCGTCGCTCGCTGCGCGACGACCTCGGTTGGAACACCAACGTTCCGGCCCACGGCGACGCCGTCGAACTCGCCTAG
- a CDS encoding LOG family protein, with protein sequence MAAELENGFAELRGVVKAVSVFGSARTGPASAEYAGGRAVAEALGHAGFAVITGGGPGVMEGANRGARDANALSIGLTIELPHEQETNEHVDRAVHFDYFFARKVMFVRYAAAFVALPGGFGTLDELFEALTLIQTEKIKNFPVVLVGTEYWSGLLEWLRVQLRDEGLISPMDLDLVHLTDEPDEVVDIVVRGHQAQLATLGLS encoded by the coding sequence ATGGCCGCTGAACTCGAAAACGGGTTCGCCGAGCTTCGCGGTGTGGTGAAGGCGGTATCGGTGTTCGGCTCGGCCCGAACCGGGCCTGCGAGCGCTGAATATGCTGGAGGAAGGGCGGTTGCCGAAGCTTTGGGCCACGCCGGCTTTGCGGTGATCACCGGTGGAGGTCCCGGTGTGATGGAGGGCGCCAACCGGGGTGCACGCGATGCCAACGCGTTGTCGATCGGCCTGACCATCGAGCTCCCGCACGAGCAGGAGACCAATGAGCACGTCGACCGAGCGGTCCACTTCGACTACTTCTTCGCTAGGAAGGTCATGTTCGTCCGTTACGCGGCCGCCTTTGTCGCGCTGCCCGGCGGATTCGGGACCCTCGATGAGCTGTTCGAAGCCCTGACCCTCATCCAGACCGAGAAGATCAAGAACTTTCCTGTCGTGCTGGTCGGGACCGAGTACTGGTCCGGGCTGCTCGAGTGGCTGCGCGTCCAGCTTCGCGATGAGGGACTGATCTCCCCGATGGACCTTGATCTGGTCCATCTCACCGACGAACCCGACGAGGTTGTGGACATCGTGGTACGCGGGCATCAAGCACAACTCGCCACCTTGGGGCTCTCCTGA
- a CDS encoding phosphoketolase family protein, with the protein MSEDDPTVTTTEHRLHDESVSRIDAWWRAANYLSVGQIYLMDNPLLREPLLAEHVKPRLLGHWGTTPGLNFIYAHLNRAITARDLDMMYVMGPGHGGPGPVAAAWLEGTYSEVYADVSQDEAGMRRLFTQFSFPGGIPSHVAPETPGSIHEGGELGYSLAHAYGAAFDNPDLIVAAVVGDGEAETGPLAASWHSTKFIDPRRDGAVLPILHLNGYKIASPTVLARIDSDELDGLLRGFGHTPHIVEGDDPDTMHQAFAAALDRCLDDIAEIQRRARSGELNERPRWPMLVLRSPKGWTGPAEVDGRPVEGSWRSHQVPFADARSDDDHRAVLERWLRSYRPEELFDDDGAPVPAIRELHPGGDRRMSANPHANGGPIVRDLAMPDFRDYAVPVDAPGTGAVEATRVLGTFLRDVMAENMSTFRVFAPDENNSNRLNAVLDVTDRTWNAGTVDSDDGLAPDGRVMEILSEHLCQGWLEGYLLTGRHGLFSCYEAFIHIVDSMFNQHAKWLKVTNDIEWRRPIPSLNYLLTSHVWRQDHNGFSHQDPGFIDHVVNKKAEVIRVYLPPDANTLLSVADHCLRSRQYVNVIVAGKQPQLQYLDIDDAIVHCTKGIGIWEWASTDAAGEPDIVLGCAGDVPTMETLAAAELLVGWFPDLRIRVVNVVDLMRLQDDREHPHGLSDRDFDALFTTDRPVLFAYHGYPWLIHRLTYRRTNHHNLHVRGYVEEGTTTTPFDMCVLNRIDRFNLAMAALDFVPRLHNVAAHAREALKNKLIEHTQYIRTHGEDLPEIRDWQWTGVPGPEMRGENEPLDEPV; encoded by the coding sequence ATGAGCGAGGACGACCCGACCGTGACAACGACGGAACATCGCCTACATGACGAGTCGGTGTCCCGCATCGATGCCTGGTGGCGAGCAGCCAACTACTTGTCGGTGGGACAGATCTACCTCATGGACAATCCGCTGCTGCGCGAGCCGCTCCTGGCGGAGCACGTCAAGCCGCGCCTGCTTGGCCACTGGGGCACCACACCCGGGCTCAACTTCATCTATGCCCACCTGAACCGGGCCATCACCGCCCGGGATCTCGACATGATGTACGTGATGGGTCCCGGCCACGGCGGGCCCGGTCCGGTGGCCGCGGCCTGGCTCGAAGGTACCTACAGCGAGGTCTACGCGGACGTCTCCCAGGACGAGGCGGGGATGCGGCGGCTGTTCACCCAGTTCTCTTTCCCGGGCGGGATCCCCAGCCATGTGGCGCCCGAGACGCCAGGATCGATCCACGAGGGCGGGGAGCTCGGCTACTCGTTGGCACACGCCTACGGGGCGGCGTTCGACAACCCGGACCTGATCGTCGCCGCGGTGGTGGGGGACGGTGAGGCTGAGACCGGTCCGTTGGCGGCCAGCTGGCACTCCACCAAGTTCATCGACCCTCGCCGGGACGGCGCAGTGCTGCCGATCCTTCACCTCAACGGTTACAAGATCGCCAGCCCGACCGTGCTCGCTCGGATCGACAGCGACGAGCTTGACGGGCTGCTGCGCGGCTTCGGCCACACGCCCCACATCGTCGAGGGCGACGACCCAGACACGATGCACCAAGCGTTCGCCGCGGCGCTTGACCGCTGCCTCGACGACATCGCCGAGATCCAGCGACGCGCCCGCAGCGGCGAGCTCAACGAGCGGCCGCGGTGGCCCATGCTGGTCCTGCGCTCACCGAAGGGGTGGACCGGGCCTGCGGAGGTCGACGGCCGCCCGGTCGAAGGGTCGTGGCGGTCGCACCAGGTGCCGTTCGCCGACGCTCGCAGCGACGACGACCACCGGGCCGTGCTGGAGCGATGGCTGCGCAGCTACCGACCAGAGGAGCTCTTCGACGACGACGGCGCGCCCGTGCCGGCGATCCGAGAACTTCACCCGGGGGGCGATCGACGGATGAGCGCCAACCCGCACGCCAACGGCGGCCCGATCGTGCGAGACCTCGCAATGCCCGACTTCCGTGACTATGCAGTCCCCGTCGACGCTCCCGGTACGGGTGCGGTCGAGGCCACCCGTGTGCTGGGAACGTTCCTGCGCGACGTCATGGCGGAGAACATGTCGACGTTTCGCGTCTTTGCCCCCGACGAGAACAACTCCAATCGCCTGAACGCGGTGCTGGATGTGACCGACCGGACCTGGAACGCCGGCACGGTCGACAGCGACGATGGCCTCGCGCCCGATGGACGAGTGATGGAGATCCTCTCCGAGCACCTCTGCCAGGGCTGGCTCGAGGGCTACCTGCTCACTGGTCGTCACGGTCTCTTCTCCTGCTACGAAGCGTTCATCCACATCGTCGACTCGATGTTCAACCAGCACGCCAAGTGGCTCAAGGTCACCAACGACATCGAGTGGCGGCGCCCGATTCCGTCGCTCAACTACCTGCTGACCTCCCACGTCTGGCGCCAGGACCACAATGGCTTCTCCCATCAGGATCCCGGCTTCATCGACCACGTCGTCAACAAGAAGGCGGAGGTCATCCGGGTCTACCTGCCGCCCGACGCCAACACCCTGCTGTCGGTCGCGGACCACTGCCTTCGCAGCCGGCAGTACGTGAACGTGATCGTTGCTGGCAAGCAACCTCAGCTCCAGTACCTCGACATCGATGACGCCATCGTGCACTGCACCAAGGGCATCGGGATCTGGGAGTGGGCGAGCACCGACGCCGCCGGCGAGCCTGACATCGTGCTCGGCTGCGCTGGTGACGTGCCGACCATGGAGACCCTGGCTGCAGCCGAGCTGCTCGTCGGCTGGTTCCCCGACCTACGGATCCGGGTCGTCAACGTCGTCGACCTCATGCGTCTCCAGGACGACAGGGAGCACCCCCACGGTCTGTCCGACCGTGATTTCGATGCCCTCTTCACGACCGACCGCCCGGTTCTGTTCGCCTATCACGGTTACCCGTGGCTGATCCACCGGCTCACCTACCGCCGCACCAACCACCACAACCTCCACGTGCGCGGCTACGTCGAGGAAGGCACCACGACGACGCCGTTCGACATGTGCGTCCTCAACCGGATCGACCGTTTCAACCTTGCTATGGCGGCACTCGACTTCGTGCCGCGCCTGCACAACGTCGCCGCCCACGCCCGCGAGGCACTCAAGAACAAGCTCATCGAGCACACGCAGTACATCCGCACCCACGGCGAGGACCTCCCCGAGATCCGCGACTGGCAGTGGACCGGCGTACCTGGGCCCGAGATGCGAGGCGAGAACGAGCCCCTCGACGAGCCCGTCTAG
- a CDS encoding heavy metal translocating P-type ATPase — protein sequence MSTDHDSHHDGHRGHDEPAHSGHAGSGGHGSHGHGKHAGHHTEQFRKRFWWSLLLTVPVVITSHMIMDWFGYDLDFYGIEWIGPVLGSVIFFWAGWPFLEGGWREAKDRQPGMMLLISMAITVAFVASMATSLDMFDLDFWWELALLVTIMLLGHWQEMKALGQAQDAVAALAELLPDEAERVREDGSVEPVAIDSLQVGDVVLVRSGARVPADGEIVDGSAELDESMITGESKPVAKGIGDPVVAGTVSTDSAIRVRIDAVGEETTLAGIQRLVAEAEASRSRTQVLADRAAALLFYVATGAAVITAIVWTAMGDSSEAVTRVVTVLIISCPHALGLAIPLTTSISSALAARNGILVKDRLALEQSRTVDAFLFDKTGTLTKGEHVVVGASGAGGTSDDAVLRLAAGVESDSEHPLARAIVAAAKERGDVATARDFRSITGRGVEATVEGETHAVGGPNMVRERGLAEPDDLTEWAQGWRERGSSVLYVTRGDAIIGGIALEDEVRPEAREAVRQVQAMGRRVVLITGDAREVADAVGRDLGVDEVMAEVLPEDKDAKVAELQARGLNVAMVGDGVNDAPALARADVGIAIGAGTDVAIESAGLILASSDPRAVVGIVRLSKAAYRKSLQNLWWAAGYNILAIPIAAGALSWAGINMPPALAAVLMSTSTIVVALNAQLLRRVELRPPALEDQEGERAHAGVST from the coding sequence ATGAGCACCGACCACGATTCTCACCACGACGGCCACCGAGGTCACGACGAGCCTGCCCACTCTGGTCACGCTGGAAGTGGTGGTCACGGTTCGCACGGACACGGGAAGCACGCCGGCCACCACACTGAGCAGTTCCGCAAGCGGTTCTGGTGGAGCCTGCTGCTGACGGTTCCGGTGGTCATCACCAGTCACATGATCATGGACTGGTTCGGTTACGACCTGGACTTCTATGGCATCGAGTGGATCGGTCCCGTACTGGGATCGGTGATCTTCTTCTGGGCCGGCTGGCCGTTCCTCGAGGGCGGTTGGCGGGAGGCCAAGGACCGTCAGCCCGGCATGATGCTGTTGATCTCGATGGCGATCACCGTCGCCTTCGTGGCGTCGATGGCGACGTCGCTCGATATGTTCGACCTGGACTTCTGGTGGGAGCTGGCGCTGCTGGTCACCATCATGTTGCTGGGACACTGGCAGGAGATGAAGGCGCTCGGCCAGGCCCAGGACGCCGTCGCCGCACTAGCCGAACTGTTGCCCGACGAGGCTGAGCGCGTCCGCGAGGACGGATCGGTCGAGCCGGTGGCGATCGACTCGCTCCAGGTGGGCGATGTGGTGTTGGTCCGCTCCGGTGCCCGAGTCCCAGCGGATGGCGAGATCGTCGACGGGTCTGCGGAGCTGGACGAGTCGATGATCACCGGCGAATCGAAGCCGGTTGCCAAGGGCATCGGTGACCCTGTCGTGGCGGGCACGGTGTCAACCGACTCGGCGATCCGAGTGCGGATCGACGCGGTCGGCGAGGAGACGACCCTGGCGGGCATCCAGAGGCTGGTTGCTGAGGCAGAGGCGTCGCGGTCACGCACTCAGGTGTTGGCTGACCGGGCCGCTGCCTTGCTGTTCTACGTGGCAACCGGGGCGGCGGTGATCACGGCGATCGTGTGGACCGCGATGGGTGACAGCAGCGAAGCTGTGACCCGAGTCGTCACGGTGCTCATCATCTCGTGCCCCCATGCGCTTGGTCTTGCCATCCCGTTGACGACGTCGATCTCGTCAGCGCTGGCGGCTCGCAACGGGATTCTGGTCAAGGATCGGCTCGCGCTCGAGCAGAGCCGCACCGTCGACGCCTTCCTGTTCGACAAGACCGGCACGCTCACCAAGGGCGAACACGTTGTCGTCGGGGCGTCCGGCGCAGGTGGCACCAGCGATGACGCGGTCCTGAGGCTCGCGGCAGGCGTGGAGTCCGACAGCGAACACCCCTTGGCCCGCGCCATTGTCGCCGCAGCGAAGGAACGGGGGGACGTGGCGACGGCTAGGGATTTCCGCTCCATAACCGGACGCGGCGTCGAAGCCACCGTCGAAGGCGAGACCCATGCCGTCGGTGGCCCCAACATGGTCCGGGAGCGTGGCCTCGCCGAGCCCGACGACCTCACCGAGTGGGCGCAGGGCTGGAGGGAGCGGGGCTCGTCAGTCCTCTACGTGACACGCGGCGACGCCATCATCGGCGGCATCGCCCTCGAGGACGAGGTTCGACCTGAGGCCCGCGAAGCCGTGAGACAGGTCCAAGCGATGGGCCGCAGAGTGGTGTTGATCACCGGTGATGCCCGTGAGGTCGCTGATGCGGTCGGTCGAGATCTCGGAGTCGACGAGGTGATGGCCGAGGTCCTCCCCGAGGACAAGGATGCCAAGGTTGCCGAGCTGCAAGCCCGAGGGTTGAACGTGGCGATGGTCGGCGACGGCGTGAACGACGCTCCGGCGCTAGCGCGCGCCGATGTCGGCATCGCCATCGGCGCTGGCACCGATGTCGCCATCGAATCCGCGGGGCTGATCCTGGCTAGCTCAGATCCACGAGCGGTTGTTGGCATCGTCCGTCTTTCGAAGGCGGCGTACCGCAAGAGCCTCCAGAACCTTTGGTGGGCGGCTGGCTACAACATCCTGGCCATCCCGATCGCGGCCGGCGCACTCAGCTGGGCTGGGATCAACATGCCACCGGCCCTCGCCGCGGTGCTGATGAGCACGTCGACCATCGTGGTAGCGCTCAATGCTCAGTTGTTGCGGAGGGTGGAGCTTCGCCCGCCCGCGCTCGAAGACCAGGAAGGCGAACGGGCCCATGCAGGGGTCTCCACATGA